A window of the Yersinia rochesterensis genome harbors these coding sequences:
- a CDS encoding MFS transporter, translated as MPVALLALALSAFAIGTTEFVIMGLLPQVAGDLHISIPTAGWLISGYALGVAIGAPIMAVLTAKLPRKKTLLLLMVIFIIGNLMCALAYSYDFLMLARVITALSHGAFFGIGAVVASNLVAPNRRASAVALMFTGLTLANVLGVPLGTALGQAFGWRSTFWVVSVIGLFSLATLYSKLPSSQEEAPTELRKEIVALRGGGIWLSLLMTVFFAAAMFALFTYIAPILTEVTQVSEHGISWTLLLMGVGLTLGNIVGGRLADWRLSVSLTMTFLLIAIFSALFSWTSNSFLAAEVTLFLWSAAAFSAVPALQINVVTYGKKAPNLVSTLNIAAFNVGNALGAWVGGVVIAKGLGLTAVPLAAAGLAVIGLLLCLFTFSRARASKVTAA; from the coding sequence ATGCCTGTTGCGCTCTTGGCATTAGCACTGAGTGCTTTTGCTATTGGTACCACTGAATTTGTCATTATGGGATTGTTGCCGCAGGTGGCGGGTGATTTGCACATCTCGATTCCAACTGCAGGTTGGTTAATCAGTGGCTATGCGCTGGGGGTGGCTATCGGCGCACCTATCATGGCGGTTTTGACGGCTAAGTTACCGCGTAAAAAGACATTATTGTTATTAATGGTTATCTTTATCATTGGTAACCTGATGTGTGCACTGGCATACAGTTATGATTTCCTGATGTTAGCCAGGGTCATTACCGCGCTGAGCCACGGGGCCTTTTTTGGTATTGGTGCTGTGGTGGCTTCTAATCTGGTGGCCCCCAATAGACGGGCGTCTGCGGTGGCGCTGATGTTTACCGGCCTGACACTGGCGAATGTGTTGGGCGTCCCCTTGGGAACCGCTTTGGGGCAAGCTTTCGGCTGGCGTTCGACATTTTGGGTCGTCTCGGTCATCGGCTTATTCTCACTGGCAACACTTTATAGCAAGCTGCCTTCTTCTCAGGAGGAAGCGCCGACCGAGTTACGCAAAGAGATTGTGGCGCTGCGCGGTGGCGGTATCTGGTTATCTTTGCTGATGACGGTCTTTTTTGCTGCGGCGATGTTCGCCCTCTTTACTTATATTGCGCCAATTCTAACTGAAGTGACTCAGGTTTCTGAGCACGGTATCAGTTGGACATTGTTGTTGATGGGGGTGGGTCTGACATTGGGCAATATTGTTGGTGGGCGGTTAGCTGATTGGCGATTATCGGTAAGCCTGACCATGACGTTCTTGCTCATCGCGATTTTTTCAGCCCTCTTTAGCTGGACAAGTAACTCATTCTTGGCGGCGGAAGTGACCTTATTCTTGTGGTCAGCTGCGGCATTCTCAGCCGTGCCAGCTTTGCAAATTAACGTCGTCACTTACGGCAAAAAAGCCCCTAATTTGGTATCAACCCTCAATATTGCGGCCTTTAATGTTGGTAATGCTTTAGGGGCGTGGGTTGGGGGTGTGGTGATCGCCAAAGGGCTGGGATTGACGGCCGTTCCGCTGGCCGCCGCCGGACTCGCAGTGATTGGTTTGCTGCTGTGTCTGTTTACTTTCTCTCGGGCGCGTGCCAGTAAGGTCACCGCCGCTTAA
- a CDS encoding LysR family transcriptional regulator, which produces MDRITAAEVFVAIVERGSMIAAAETLDMSRAMVTRYLAQMEQWAGARLLHRTTRKLSLTHAGESTLTRCRHMLEFAKDMDLVEGQENDELRGLLRISCSQSLGQNAVAIAVTEYLRRHPQVAVDLQMNNRTVNLVEERIDLALRITNDLDPNLIARPLSICHSVVCASPSYLSAKGTPKIPSDLAVHNCLTYSYFGKSLWHFDQQGIKSSVAVGGNLSANESVVLLSAALEGAGITLQPCYSAAPYIARGELIRLLPDYQPQAMGIYGIYTSRRQMPATLRSMLDFLVEWFATHPLPN; this is translated from the coding sequence ATGGATAGGATTACCGCAGCAGAGGTGTTTGTCGCTATTGTTGAGCGGGGCAGTATGATTGCCGCTGCCGAGACTTTGGATATGTCGCGGGCCATGGTGACACGCTATTTGGCGCAGATGGAGCAATGGGCCGGAGCACGTTTATTGCACCGCACAACTCGAAAATTGAGTCTGACTCATGCTGGGGAGTCCACACTCACGCGTTGCCGACATATGCTTGAATTTGCTAAAGATATGGATTTAGTTGAGGGGCAAGAAAATGATGAACTGCGCGGTTTGTTGCGTATCAGTTGCTCTCAATCGCTAGGACAAAATGCAGTGGCGATCGCCGTTACTGAGTATTTACGCCGTCATCCTCAGGTCGCAGTGGATTTACAAATGAATAACCGAACTGTCAATTTGGTGGAGGAACGTATTGATTTGGCACTGCGTATTACCAATGATTTAGATCCCAATTTAATCGCTCGTCCGCTCTCCATTTGCCATTCGGTGGTTTGCGCTTCGCCGAGTTATTTATCTGCTAAAGGAACGCCGAAAATCCCATCTGACTTGGCAGTTCACAACTGCCTGACCTATTCCTATTTTGGTAAAAGTTTATGGCATTTTGATCAACAAGGAATTAAATCATCTGTTGCGGTCGGGGGGAATCTCAGTGCCAATGAATCGGTTGTTTTGCTCAGCGCAGCATTAGAAGGTGCCGGTATCACTTTGCAACCCTGCTACTCCGCCGCGCCTTATATTGCCCGTGGTGAGCTAATAAGATTATTGCCAGATTATCAACCACAGGCGATGGGAATTTATGGAATCTATACCTCACGTCGGCAAATGCCAGCGACATTAAGGTCGATGTTGGACTTTTTGGTGGAGTGGTTTGCCACTCATCCCCTGCCTAACTGA
- a CDS encoding MBL fold metallo-hydrolase gives MLNKTLLQMAFAGLTTFAAVSTANAAEQLKMEVYNPGEKSIFPVSSEIISGKTEVVLIDTQFQRNDAEALVKKIQQSGKKLTTIYISQADPDFYFGLDVITKAFPQAKVIATPQTIEEIKATKDGKMAYWGPILKEKAPIRVIVPQELQGKSFTVDGQEINIEGLDGPSPEKTFVWIPSLKAVVGGVAVSGNIHLWVADTQTTESRQNWLTTLDKIKALKPVTVVPGHYLDNAPQTLESVTFTQRYLTTLNAEIPKAKDSAELIAAMKKHYPELKDESSLELSAKVLKNEMKWPQ, from the coding sequence ATGTTAAATAAAACTCTATTACAAATGGCCTTTGCTGGCCTGACAACTTTCGCTGCTGTATCAACCGCTAATGCAGCTGAACAGCTCAAAATGGAAGTTTATAACCCCGGTGAAAAAAGCATCTTCCCGGTATCGTCTGAAATTATCAGCGGAAAAACTGAAGTGGTGCTGATTGATACTCAATTTCAGCGCAATGATGCCGAAGCTCTGGTGAAGAAAATTCAGCAAAGTGGTAAGAAACTGACCACTATTTATATCAGCCAGGCAGATCCTGACTTCTATTTCGGCCTGGATGTGATTACCAAGGCTTTTCCACAAGCTAAAGTGATCGCAACCCCGCAAACCATTGAAGAAATTAAAGCCACCAAAGACGGGAAAATGGCCTATTGGGGCCCGATTTTGAAAGAAAAGGCCCCTATCCGTGTCATTGTCCCGCAAGAGCTGCAAGGCAAAAGTTTTACGGTTGATGGACAGGAAATTAATATTGAAGGCTTAGATGGGCCATCGCCAGAAAAAACATTTGTCTGGATCCCATCATTAAAAGCGGTCGTTGGTGGTGTTGCCGTCTCGGGTAATATTCATTTATGGGTCGCTGATACTCAAACAACTGAGTCACGCCAAAACTGGCTGACAACACTAGATAAAATCAAAGCATTGAAACCAGTCACCGTGGTTCCAGGGCATTATCTTGATAACGCACCACAAACATTAGAATCAGTGACCTTTACTCAACGTTATTTAACGACGTTAAATGCAGAAATTCCTAAAGCAAAAGACTCAGCTGAACTCATTGCAGCGATGAAAAAACATTACCCTGAACTGAAAGATGAATCTAGTTTGGAATTAAGCGCCAAGGTGCTTAAAAACGAAATGAAATGGCCGCAATAA
- a CDS encoding DsbA family protein: MAGTKLHYIFDPLCGWCYGAAPLVQAAQNIPNLTLVLHGGGMMSGVNRRQIDSQWRSYVMPHDQRISQLTGQIFGDDYFNNLLKDTSVIMDSTPPIAAILASEAFAGRGAELLHRIQHAHYVEGRRIADTPVLTELAVELGLDKDSFINAYNSALTTSSQHIAESRALLAKVHGHGFPTFVLEDEQGKITPLPANEYYGNPSGWGELLKSITAH; this comes from the coding sequence ATGGCCGGTACAAAGTTACATTACATTTTTGATCCATTATGTGGCTGGTGTTATGGTGCCGCGCCGCTGGTACAAGCTGCACAAAATATTCCTAATCTCACTCTGGTATTGCACGGTGGTGGAATGATGTCAGGAGTTAATCGTCGCCAAATAGATAGCCAATGGCGTAGCTATGTTATGCCCCATGACCAACGCATTTCACAGCTAACCGGGCAAATTTTTGGTGATGATTACTTTAATAATTTACTGAAAGATACTTCAGTTATTATGGATTCCACACCGCCGATCGCCGCTATTCTGGCATCGGAGGCATTTGCAGGCCGGGGTGCAGAACTACTGCACCGCATCCAACACGCTCATTATGTTGAAGGCCGCCGCATTGCAGATACTCCTGTGTTAACGGAACTTGCTGTGGAACTTGGGCTAGATAAGGATTCATTTATAAACGCCTACAATAGCGCTTTAACAACATCCAGCCAGCATATTGCTGAAAGCCGAGCATTACTGGCTAAAGTACATGGACACGGCTTCCCTACTTTTGTACTGGAAGACGAACAAGGGAAAATAACGCCCCTGCCTGCAAATGAATATTATGGAAATCCGTCTGGCTGGGGTGAGTTGTTAAAAAGTATTACGGCACATTAA